The Lonsdalea populi genome window below encodes:
- a CDS encoding PAAR domain-containing protein, giving the protein MGKPVAILGHMHICPKVEPGPVPHVGGPIINAGQSIVTINGVPVAVVGGKALCTGVGMPDGLVSGSSIFTIEGKPVVRMGDGCAHGGKVVQGWPTVTSD; this is encoded by the coding sequence ATGGGGAAGCCTGTGGCAATACTGGGGCATATGCATATTTGCCCTAAAGTTGAACCGGGTCCGGTGCCGCATGTCGGCGGTCCAATTATCAATGCCGGACAATCGATTGTCACTATCAATGGTGTTCCTGTCGCCGTAGTGGGCGGAAAAGCGCTGTGTACGGGTGTAGGGATGCCGGATGGTCTGGTTTCGGGTTCATCCATCTTCACCATAGAAGGCAAACCGGTGGTCAGGATGGGGGACGGTTGCGCTCACGGCGGCAAAGTCGTACAAGGGTGGCCAACGGTGACATCTGATTGA
- the cbl gene encoding HTH-type transcriptional regulator Cbl has protein sequence MNFQQLRIIRESARCNYNLTEVANTLYTSQSGVSRHIRELEDELGIEIFIRRGKRLLGMTEPGKALLVMAERILNDANHIRRLANVFSDNDAGTLVIATTHTQARYSLPSVIQSFRAQYPQVQLVLHQGTPEEIVAMLDAGEADIGIASEQLMNATSLTAFPYYRWHHSILVPSGHPLADGSPITLEKLNTVPLITYRQGITGRSRIDRAFLAAGLSPHISISAQDSDVIKTYVELGLGVGILADRSYDPVRDAGLVRLEAEHLFEANTVWLGLKRGQLQRNYTWHFIQLCNPELTPEEIKQRVFSESDNENVIDYQI, from the coding sequence GTGAACTTTCAACAACTGAGAATCATTCGGGAATCTGCACGATGCAACTATAACCTGACCGAGGTGGCGAACACGCTCTATACCTCGCAGTCGGGGGTAAGCCGTCATATTCGTGAGCTGGAAGATGAGCTGGGCATCGAAATTTTCATCCGGCGCGGCAAGCGTCTGTTGGGGATGACGGAGCCAGGGAAAGCACTGCTGGTGATGGCCGAACGTATCCTGAACGATGCCAACCATATCCGCAGGCTAGCCAATGTATTCAGCGATAACGATGCTGGCACATTGGTGATCGCCACCACGCACACCCAGGCGCGGTATAGTTTGCCTTCGGTGATCCAGTCGTTTCGGGCGCAATATCCGCAGGTACAGCTGGTGCTGCATCAGGGGACGCCGGAAGAGATTGTGGCGATGCTGGACGCGGGCGAAGCGGACATCGGCATTGCGTCTGAACAGCTCATGAATGCGACGTCGTTGACCGCTTTTCCTTACTACCGCTGGCACCACTCCATTCTGGTGCCGTCCGGACATCCGCTGGCGGACGGCAGTCCCATCACGTTGGAGAAACTCAATACGGTGCCGCTGATCACCTATCGTCAGGGCATCACCGGCCGCTCGCGCATCGATCGGGCGTTTCTCGCTGCGGGACTTTCTCCCCATATCTCCATCAGCGCGCAGGACTCCGACGTCATTAAAACCTATGTCGAATTAGGGTTAGGCGTGGGGATTTTAGCGGACAGATCTTACGATCCCGTGCGCGATGCAGGGTTGGTGCGCCTTGAAGCGGAACACTTGTTCGAAGCCAATACGGTCTGGCTGGGACTCAAGCGCGGTCAGTTGCAGCGCAATTATACCTGGCACTTTATCCAACTCTGCAACCCGGAACTGACGCCAGAAGAGATAAAGCAGCGAGTCTTCTCTGAAAGCGATAACGAAAACGTCATTGATTACCAGATCTGA
- the gltP gene encoding glutamate/aspartate:proton symporter GltP, giving the protein MKKRKISLAWQILIALVIGIALGAFLHEHPTEKQWLIVNVLSPAGDIFIRLIKMIVVPIVITTLVVGIAGVGDAKKLGRIGLKTILYFEVVTTVAIILGITLANVFQPGHGIDMSTLTSVDISQYEKTTEQVQSGAHSLVGTILSLIPPNIFDAMAKGDMLPLIFFSVLFGLGLSSLPREQRDPLLNVFRSASETMFKVTHMIMRYAPVGVFALIAVTVANFGFASLWPLAKLVVMVYAAIVFFALVVLGLVARVCGLRVSMLIRILKDELILAYSTASSETVLPRIIEKMEAYGAPKAITSFVVPTGYSFNLDGSTLYQSIAAIFIAQLYGIDLTIGQEVVLVLTLMLTSKGIAGVPGVSFVVLLATLGSVGIPLEGLAFIAGVDRILDMARTALNVVGNALAVLVIAKWEGQFDEKKARSYESQIRGLSAKATN; this is encoded by the coding sequence ATGAAAAAAAGAAAAATTAGCCTGGCGTGGCAAATTCTCATCGCCCTGGTTATTGGTATTGCCCTTGGGGCCTTTTTGCATGAACATCCGACCGAAAAACAGTGGCTGATCGTCAATGTTCTCAGCCCGGCCGGAGATATCTTCATTCGGTTGATCAAAATGATCGTGGTACCGATTGTGATTACCACGCTGGTGGTCGGCATTGCCGGAGTGGGCGACGCCAAGAAGCTGGGCCGTATCGGTTTGAAAACCATTCTCTACTTTGAAGTGGTGACGACGGTGGCGATCATCCTCGGCATTACGCTGGCGAATGTTTTCCAGCCGGGCCACGGCATCGATATGTCGACATTGACCAGCGTCGATATTTCACAATATGAGAAAACCACCGAGCAGGTACAGAGCGGTGCGCATAGCCTGGTTGGGACGATTCTATCGCTCATTCCGCCTAACATTTTCGACGCCATGGCGAAAGGGGACATGCTGCCGCTGATCTTTTTCTCCGTGCTGTTCGGTCTGGGCCTGTCTTCGTTGCCGCGCGAACAGCGTGATCCGCTGCTGAACGTTTTCCGCAGCGCATCGGAAACGATGTTTAAAGTGACCCATATGATCATGCGCTATGCGCCAGTTGGGGTCTTCGCGCTGATTGCCGTGACCGTCGCCAACTTCGGTTTCGCTTCGCTCTGGCCGCTGGCAAAACTGGTCGTAATGGTTTATGCGGCGATCGTTTTCTTTGCATTGGTGGTGTTAGGACTGGTGGCGCGCGTTTGCGGACTGCGGGTCAGCATGCTCATCCGTATCCTGAAAGACGAGCTGATTCTGGCGTACTCTACGGCAAGCTCGGAAACGGTTCTGCCACGTATTATTGAAAAGATGGAAGCTTATGGTGCGCCAAAGGCCATCACCAGCTTTGTGGTGCCGACGGGCTATTCCTTCAATCTGGATGGTTCCACGCTCTACCAGAGCATTGCGGCTATCTTTATCGCGCAGCTGTATGGCATCGACCTGACCATTGGTCAGGAAGTGGTGCTGGTACTGACGTTAATGCTGACCTCCAAAGGGATCGCCGGTGTCCCGGGCGTATCCTTCGTGGTCCTTTTGGCGACGCTCGGCAGCGTGGGTATCCCGCTAGAAGGTCTGGCCTTCATTGCTGGCGTCGATCGTATTCTAGATATGGCGCGTACCGCGTTAAACGTGGTGGGGAATGCCCTTGCCGTGCTGGTCATCGCCAAGTGGGAAGGACAGTTCGACGAGAAAAAAGCGCGTTCATACGAAAGTCAGATCCGCGGCCTGAGTGCGAAGGCCACCAACTGA
- a CDS encoding dicarboxylate/amino acid:cation symporter translates to MQRQKLLLQIVVAIVIGIIVGWACHEYLDSARAKEIASYFNLVTDIFLRLIKMIIAPLVFATLVSGLASMGDSAAVGRVGLKAMIWFVTASILSLIIGMALANLFQPGAGMNLAATTSHVSTGLSTDGFTLKSFISHIFPKSIVEAMANNEILQILVFSLFFGSALAYVKQHNKHATTIQSLIDELAKVMFRVTDYVMGLAPIAVFAAIASAITTQGLGLLYDFGKLIGEFYIGLALLWGVLFLVGYAFLGKRIVVLGKLIREPTILAFATASSESAYPKTMEALTKFGVPKKITSFVLPLGYSFNLDGSMMYQSFAILFIAQAYNIDLSLTQQILILLTLMITSKGMAGVARASVVVVAATLPMFSLPEAGILLILGIDQFLDMGRTATNVVGNSISTAVVSSLEKNVHDDEEDAEAEASAPQATQAGQQHA, encoded by the coding sequence ATGCAAAGGCAGAAGTTACTTTTACAGATAGTGGTCGCTATCGTCATCGGGATCATCGTCGGATGGGCCTGTCATGAGTACCTGGATAGTGCTCGTGCCAAAGAAATCGCTTCCTATTTCAATCTGGTTACCGATATTTTCCTGCGCCTTATCAAGATGATTATCGCACCGCTGGTCTTCGCCACGCTGGTCTCTGGTCTTGCCAGTATGGGCGACTCTGCTGCCGTGGGCCGAGTGGGTCTGAAAGCCATGATCTGGTTCGTCACCGCTTCTATTCTGTCGCTGATCATAGGTATGGCGCTGGCCAACCTCTTCCAGCCCGGCGCAGGTATGAATCTGGCTGCGACCACCTCGCACGTTTCTACCGGGTTAAGCACCGACGGGTTCACGTTGAAAAGCTTTATCAGCCACATCTTCCCGAAAAGCATTGTGGAAGCGATGGCGAACAATGAAATTCTGCAAATTCTGGTCTTCTCGCTGTTTTTCGGCTCTGCGTTGGCTTATGTGAAGCAACATAACAAGCATGCCACCACAATCCAGTCCTTAATCGACGAGCTGGCCAAAGTGATGTTCCGTGTCACGGATTACGTGATGGGACTAGCCCCGATTGCCGTCTTCGCCGCTATCGCCTCCGCTATTACGACACAGGGTCTGGGCCTGCTGTATGACTTCGGCAAGCTGATCGGCGAGTTTTATATCGGTCTGGCGCTGCTATGGGGCGTACTGTTCCTGGTGGGCTATGCCTTCCTGGGTAAGCGTATCGTCGTACTGGGCAAATTGATCCGCGAACCGACCATACTGGCCTTCGCCACCGCCAGCAGCGAGTCCGCCTATCCGAAAACCATGGAAGCGCTGACCAAATTCGGCGTGCCGAAGAAAATCACCAGCTTTGTGCTGCCGCTGGGTTACTCCTTCAACCTTGATGGCTCCATGATGTATCAGTCTTTCGCCATCCTATTTATCGCGCAGGCATACAACATTGACCTGAGCCTGACCCAGCAAATTCTGATCCTGCTGACGCTGATGATCACCAGCAAAGGCATGGCCGGCGTCGCCCGTGCCTCTGTCGTGGTCGTTGCCGCAACGCTGCCTATGTTCAGCCTGCCGGAAGCCGGTATCCTGCTTATTCTGGGCATCGACCAGTTCCTGGATATGGGCCGTACCGCGACCAACGTCGTCGGCAACAGCATTTCCACCGCGGTGGTTTCCAGTCTGGAAAAAAATGTTCACGACGACGAGGAGGATGCAGAAGCAGAAGCCTCCGCCCCTCAGGCAACCCAAGCCGGGCAACAACACGCCTGA
- the ygjG gene encoding putrescine aminotransferase, with protein sequence MSRPLSQLNPLECSQQALEWIMSDTLSQDDMRALNKETLNSFRDYVNPGFLEYRKSVTSDGGYGVVEWRSNSANTLLDTQGNEYLDCLGGYGIFNVGHRNPTVLAAVEKQLSKQPLHSQELLDPLRGMLAKTLAAITPGKLKYSFFSNSGTESVEAALKLAKAYQAPQGKFSFIAANGAFHGKSLGSLSATAKPMFRQPFMPLVPGFHHVPFGDIEAMRQQVQQCQQDGEGIAAVILEPIQGEGGVIVPPEEYLPAVRALCDEIGALLILDEVQTGMGRTGKMFACQHYGVQPDILCLAKALGGGVMPIGATVATEEVFSVLFENPFLHTTTFGGNPLACSAALATINVLLRDDLPGRATKEGAFLLAGLQKLATQYPDLILAARGKGLLLAFEFQQNEIGYAFASELFQRRVLVAGTLNNAKSVRIEPPLTITHQQCGRILAEAERALEKLRAAREKEAETNSADTEFVV encoded by the coding sequence TTGTCCAGACCCCTTTCTCAACTTAACCCGCTAGAGTGTTCTCAGCAGGCATTGGAATGGATCATGAGCGATACCCTAAGTCAGGATGATATGAGGGCGCTTAATAAAGAAACCCTGAATTCTTTCCGCGATTACGTTAATCCCGGCTTTCTTGAATACCGAAAATCGGTCACCTCCGACGGGGGATACGGGGTTGTCGAATGGCGCTCCAACAGTGCCAACACGCTGCTTGATACGCAGGGAAACGAATATCTGGATTGTCTGGGCGGCTACGGCATCTTTAACGTCGGACATCGTAACCCTACGGTATTGGCCGCAGTAGAAAAACAGCTATCAAAACAGCCGTTGCATAGTCAGGAATTGTTAGACCCGCTGCGTGGCATGCTGGCGAAAACGCTAGCCGCCATCACTCCTGGTAAACTGAAATACAGTTTCTTTAGCAATAGTGGTACTGAGTCTGTGGAAGCCGCACTGAAACTGGCGAAAGCCTATCAGGCGCCCCAGGGTAAATTCAGCTTTATCGCCGCGAACGGCGCGTTCCACGGGAAATCTCTGGGTTCGCTCTCGGCCACCGCGAAGCCGATGTTCCGACAACCGTTCATGCCGCTGGTGCCTGGTTTCCACCATGTTCCGTTCGGCGATATCGAAGCGATGAGGCAGCAGGTCCAACAATGCCAGCAGGACGGTGAAGGTATTGCCGCCGTGATCCTGGAACCTATCCAGGGCGAAGGCGGGGTGATCGTGCCGCCGGAAGAGTACCTGCCCGCCGTTCGGGCGCTTTGTGACGAAATCGGCGCGTTATTGATATTGGATGAAGTGCAAACCGGGATGGGGCGTACAGGTAAAATGTTCGCCTGTCAGCACTATGGCGTACAGCCGGATATCCTATGTTTAGCGAAGGCGCTGGGCGGCGGCGTGATGCCCATCGGTGCGACGGTCGCCACGGAGGAGGTGTTCTCCGTCTTGTTTGAGAACCCATTCCTGCACACCACGACGTTTGGCGGTAACCCGCTGGCTTGTTCAGCGGCGTTGGCGACCATCAACGTGCTGCTGCGAGACGATCTGCCGGGCCGGGCCACCAAAGAGGGCGCGTTCCTGCTGGCGGGACTGCAAAAACTCGCGACGCAATATCCAGATCTGATTTTGGCAGCGCGTGGGAAGGGGCTGCTATTGGCCTTCGAGTTCCAGCAAAACGAAATCGGTTACGCCTTTGCCAGCGAATTATTCCAGCGCCGCGTACTGGTCGCGGGGACGTTGAACAATGCGAAGTCGGTGCGCATTGAGCCGCCCTTGACGATCACGCATCAGCAATGCGGCCGCATTCTGGCGGAAGCGGAACGTGCGCTGGAAAAACTGCGAGCGGCCCGCGAAAAGGAAGCTGAAACGAATTCCGCAGACACGGAATTCGTCGTGTAA
- the fdhF gene encoding formate dehydrogenase subunit alpha, with protein sequence MKKVITVCPYCGSGCKINLLVENNKVVGAEGAQGVTNEGELCLKGYYGWDFLNDTKLLTPRLKTPMIRRHKGAQFEVVSWDEAIAFASSRLLAIREKYGPDAIMHTGSSRGPGNETNYVMQKFARAVTGTNNVDCCARVCHGPSVSGLDVTLGNGAMSNSICEIEHTECVLVFGYNAADSHPIVARRILKARARGAKIIVCDPRHIETARIADLWLPLKNGSNMALVNAFANVLINEGLYDKAFVEHHTEGFDEYRAIVEKYTPEYVAEITGLEPSLIREAIRMYAAAPSATILWGMGVTQWTQGVDVVKGLSGLALLTGNLGRPNVGVGPVRGQNNVQGACDMGALPNLFPGYQDVTDPDIRAKFAQAWDVPSLPAHKGFTLTDVPHKIKAGKIKANYLMGEDPLQTEPDLSLVRQTFDELELLIVQDIFMTKTASVADVIFPATSWGEHEGVYSSADRSFQRFYKAVDPQGNVKPDWEIISLMATAMGYPMHYRNTQEIWDEMRELCPLYTGATYEKMAGLACIPWPCETPDSPGTPWLYAGSQFDRPNGKGLLFATEWHPPMEQTDSQYPLILCTVREVGHYSCRSMTGNCTALQTLADEPGYVQINPVDAAALGLQDQQLSWVASRRGKVISRAAVSERINKGAVYMTYQWWIGACNELTLDEVDPIAKTPEYKHCAVRLEPIADQRWAEEYVQKEYSKLKAHLRDTAEVTH encoded by the coding sequence ATGAAGAAAGTGATCACCGTCTGCCCATACTGCGGGTCAGGCTGCAAAATCAATCTGCTGGTTGAGAACAATAAAGTCGTCGGCGCGGAAGGCGCACAGGGTGTGACCAACGAAGGCGAGCTGTGCCTCAAAGGCTACTACGGCTGGGACTTCCTGAACGATACCAAGCTGCTCACGCCGCGGTTGAAAACCCCGATGATCCGCCGGCATAAAGGCGCGCAGTTCGAAGTGGTCTCGTGGGATGAAGCCATTGCGTTCGCCAGCTCGCGACTGTTAGCGATTCGCGAGAAATACGGTCCCGACGCCATCATGCACACTGGCTCTTCCCGCGGCCCCGGTAACGAAACCAACTACGTGATGCAGAAGTTCGCCCGGGCGGTCACCGGCACCAATAACGTCGACTGCTGCGCCCGAGTATGCCACGGCCCTTCGGTTTCCGGCCTCGACGTGACGCTTGGCAATGGCGCAATGAGCAACTCGATTTGCGAAATCGAGCATACCGAGTGCGTACTGGTCTTCGGCTATAACGCCGCCGATTCACACCCTATTGTCGCCCGCCGCATCCTCAAGGCGCGCGCGCGCGGCGCCAAGATCATCGTCTGCGATCCGCGCCACATTGAAACCGCCCGCATCGCCGACTTGTGGCTACCGTTAAAAAACGGCTCCAATATGGCGCTGGTTAACGCTTTCGCCAACGTGCTGATTAATGAAGGCCTCTACGACAAGGCGTTTGTAGAACACCATACCGAGGGCTTCGATGAATATCGCGCCATCGTCGAGAAATACACGCCCGAGTACGTCGCCGAGATCACCGGGCTGGAACCCTCGCTGATCCGCGAGGCGATCCGCATGTATGCCGCCGCCCCTTCCGCCACTATTCTCTGGGGCATGGGCGTGACGCAGTGGACGCAGGGGGTGGACGTGGTTAAGGGGCTGTCCGGACTGGCGCTGCTGACCGGTAATCTGGGCCGCCCCAACGTCGGCGTTGGCCCGGTGCGCGGACAAAACAACGTGCAGGGCGCTTGCGACATGGGCGCGCTGCCCAACCTGTTCCCCGGCTATCAGGACGTCACCGATCCGGATATCCGCGCCAAGTTCGCCCAAGCCTGGGACGTGCCGTCCCTGCCAGCGCATAAAGGATTTACGCTGACCGACGTGCCGCACAAAATAAAAGCCGGGAAAATTAAAGCCAACTACCTGATGGGCGAAGATCCGCTGCAAACCGAGCCGGACCTGTCGCTGGTGCGCCAAACATTCGATGAGCTGGAATTGCTGATCGTTCAGGATATTTTCATGACCAAGACGGCATCCGTCGCCGACGTTATTTTTCCGGCGACCTCATGGGGAGAGCACGAGGGCGTTTACTCCTCTGCCGATCGCAGCTTCCAGCGCTTTTATAAAGCGGTAGATCCTCAGGGTAACGTGAAACCCGACTGGGAAATCATCAGTCTGATGGCGACCGCCATGGGCTATCCGATGCACTACCGCAATACGCAGGAAATCTGGGACGAAATGCGCGAGCTGTGTCCGCTCTATACTGGCGCCACCTACGAAAAAATGGCCGGTCTGGCCTGTATTCCGTGGCCCTGTGAGACGCCAGACAGTCCCGGAACGCCGTGGCTCTACGCCGGCAGCCAATTCGACCGCCCTAACGGCAAGGGTCTGCTGTTCGCCACCGAGTGGCATCCGCCGATGGAGCAAACCGACAGCCAATATCCGCTGATCCTCTGTACGGTGCGCGAAGTCGGCCACTATTCCTGCCGTTCCATGACCGGTAACTGCACCGCCTTGCAAACGCTGGCGGATGAACCGGGCTACGTGCAAATCAATCCGGTCGACGCGGCCGCACTGGGGTTACAGGATCAGCAACTGAGCTGGGTGGCGTCGCGGCGCGGCAAAGTTATCAGCCGGGCCGCAGTCAGCGAGCGCATCAATAAAGGTGCCGTTTATATGACCTACCAGTGGTGGATCGGCGCCTGCAACGAACTGACGCTCGACGAGGTAGACCCTATCGCCAAAACGCCGGAATACAAGCACTGTGCAGTGAGGCTGGAACCGATCGCGGACCAACGCTGGGCGGAAGAGTATGTGCAGAAGGAATACAGCAAGCTGAAAGCGCATCTGCGCGACACGGCTGAAGTGACACACTGA
- a CDS encoding anaerobic C4-dicarboxylate transporter produces the protein MDFIIQLVIVLICLFYGARKGGIALGLLGGIGLVILVFFFKLEPGKPPVDVMLVIISVVAASATLQASGGLDVMLQMAEKMLRRNPKYVSIIAPFVTCILTILCGTGHVVYTILPIIYDVAIKNNIRPERPMAASSIGAQMGVIASPVSVAVVSLVAMLANFTFHGKHLEFLDLLAITIPSTLMGILAIGIFSWFRGKELDNDPEFQKFISVPENREYVYGDTATLLDKKLPRSNWIAMWIFLTTIAAVALMGAMEELRPAFNGKALSMVLVIQMFMLVSGALIIIITKTNPASISKNEVFRSGMIAIVAVYGIAWMAETMFGAHLEQIKTTLGTLVVEYPWAYAIILLLVSKFVNSQAAALAAIVPVALAIGVNPAYIVASAPACYGYYILPTYPSDLAAIQFDRSGTTHIGRFVINHSFILPGLIGVSTSCAFGWVFAAMYGYY, from the coding sequence ATGGACTTTATCATTCAACTGGTCATTGTCCTGATCTGTCTATTTTACGGCGCAAGAAAAGGTGGGATCGCGCTGGGATTACTAGGCGGTATCGGACTGGTCATACTGGTCTTCTTTTTTAAACTCGAACCAGGGAAACCGCCGGTCGACGTCATGCTGGTCATTATTTCCGTCGTCGCCGCGTCGGCTACGCTGCAAGCCTCCGGCGGACTTGACGTCATGCTGCAAATGGCCGAGAAAATGCTGAGACGCAACCCCAAATATGTCTCTATCATCGCACCTTTCGTCACCTGTATTCTGACTATTCTCTGCGGCACCGGGCATGTGGTTTACACCATTTTGCCGATTATCTACGACGTTGCGATTAAAAATAACATCCGTCCGGAAAGGCCAATGGCCGCCAGCTCCATCGGCGCTCAGATGGGCGTTATTGCCAGTCCGGTTTCCGTCGCCGTCGTCTCACTGGTGGCGATGCTGGCCAACTTCACGTTCCACGGCAAACATCTGGAATTCCTCGACCTGCTGGCCATCACCATCCCCTCCACCCTGATGGGCATCCTGGCTATTGGAATTTTCAGCTGGTTTCGCGGAAAGGAACTGGATAACGACCCGGAGTTTCAGAAATTTATTTCCGTGCCGGAAAACCGGGAATACGTCTACGGCGACACCGCGACGCTGCTGGACAAAAAACTGCCGCGCAGCAACTGGATCGCCATGTGGATTTTCCTGACCACCATTGCCGCCGTCGCGCTGATGGGAGCAATGGAGGAACTCCGCCCGGCCTTCAACGGCAAAGCGCTGTCGATGGTCCTGGTCATTCAGATGTTTATGCTGGTGTCCGGCGCCCTGATTATCATTATTACCAAAACCAATCCGGCCTCAATTTCCAAAAATGAGGTCTTCCGTTCGGGCATGATCGCTATTGTCGCCGTGTACGGTATCGCCTGGATGGCGGAAACCATGTTCGGTGCGCACCTGGAACAGATTAAAACAACCCTCGGCACGCTGGTGGTGGAGTATCCCTGGGCCTATGCGATCATCCTGCTGTTGGTGTCCAAATTCGTCAACTCGCAGGCCGCCGCGCTCGCCGCTATCGTTCCCGTTGCACTGGCTATCGGCGTGAATCCCGCCTACATCGTGGCTTCCGCGCCTGCCTGCTACGGCTATTATATTCTTCCGACCTATCCGAGCGACCTGGCGGCCATTCAGTTCGACCGTTCGGGAACAACGCATATCGGTCGTTTTGTGATTAACCACAGCTTCATTCTTCCCGGCCTGATTGGCGTATCGACATCCTGTGCTTTTGGATGGGTTTTCGCCGCCATGTACGGCTACTACTAA
- a CDS encoding tyrosine-type recombinase/integrase, whose amino-acid sequence MALTDTTIRKIKPADKSFKLADSSGLYLLIKPNGSKLWYMKYRIYGREKKLAFGPYPDVSLFKARQLRDAARAKVREGSDPAADKKIAQQKKKNGLTFRQIAMNWHVDHRRWSAHYAKTIQRRLEMYVFPDIGDSLIDQITTADLLFTLRKVESKGFLEITARLKNYVTEIMRYAVKKQLIKSNPALDLDGEFTPPETNHYPALPLEKLPELLSRTDSYSGRLLTQYALKLSLLFFVRSSELRFARWCEIDWQQKLWIIPETREPIENVRFSYRGTKMKTQHIVPLSEQAIAILRQIEPLSGHLAFIFPGEYDQDKCMSDNTVNKALRVMGYDTKKDVCGHGFRAMACAALSESGLWTKEAIEKQMSHQERNSVRAAYIHKAEYLEERIKMMQWWADYLDACRETYHPPYIWGKWVA is encoded by the coding sequence ATGGCATTAACCGATACCACTATCCGCAAGATCAAACCCGCCGATAAATCCTTCAAACTGGCAGACAGTTCAGGACTGTACCTGCTGATCAAACCCAACGGCTCAAAACTCTGGTACATGAAGTACCGCATCTATGGCAGAGAGAAAAAGCTGGCCTTTGGTCCCTACCCGGATGTTTCCCTGTTTAAGGCGCGTCAGCTACGCGATGCCGCACGCGCTAAAGTGCGTGAAGGGTCCGATCCTGCCGCTGATAAGAAGATCGCGCAGCAGAAAAAGAAAAACGGGCTGACATTTCGCCAAATAGCCATGAACTGGCACGTCGATCACAGGCGCTGGTCTGCGCATTACGCAAAAACCATCCAGCGCAGGCTGGAAATGTATGTTTTCCCGGATATCGGAGACAGCCTTATCGATCAGATCACGACGGCGGATCTGTTATTCACGTTACGCAAGGTCGAGAGCAAAGGCTTTCTGGAAATCACCGCACGGCTAAAAAACTACGTAACGGAGATCATGCGCTATGCGGTGAAAAAGCAGTTAATCAAGTCGAACCCGGCGCTGGATCTGGACGGTGAGTTTACGCCGCCGGAAACCAATCATTACCCTGCCCTGCCGCTTGAGAAGCTGCCTGAATTGTTATCCCGGACGGATAGTTACTCCGGCAGGTTACTGACCCAATATGCCCTTAAGCTGTCGCTGCTTTTTTTCGTCCGCTCCAGCGAACTGCGCTTTGCCCGCTGGTGTGAAATCGACTGGCAGCAGAAATTATGGATAATCCCGGAAACGCGGGAACCGATCGAAAACGTGCGTTTTTCTTACCGTGGCACAAAAATGAAAACACAGCACATCGTTCCTTTATCTGAACAGGCCATCGCGATCTTAAGGCAAATTGAACCGCTTTCCGGTCATCTGGCGTTTATTTTTCCCGGCGAATACGATCAGGATAAATGCATGAGCGACAACACCGTTAACAAGGCGCTGCGCGTGATGGGCTACGACACCAAAAAAGACGTCTGCGGCCACGGCTTCCGGGCGATGGCATGTGCTGCGCTGAGTGAGTCGGGATTGTGGACGAAAGAAGCGATTGAAAAACAAATGAGCCATCAGGAAAGAAACAGCGTTCGTGCTGCCTATATTCACAAGGCTGAATATCTGGAAGAGAGGATCAAGATGATGCAGTGGTGGGCGGATTATCTTGATGCTTGCCGGGAAACTTACCATCCGCCTTATATTTGGGGTAAATGGGTCGCCTAA
- a CDS encoding IS3 family transposase, whose protein sequence is MTGSMSRKGNCLDNAITERFFRSLKAERVNYRRYETRSQGIADVIDYIDNFYNLKRRHYRLGNISPDEYERRLQQCA, encoded by the coding sequence GTGACGGGCAGTATGAGCCGCAAGGGTAACTGTCTGGATAATGCCATTACGGAGAGGTTCTTCCGCAGTCTGAAAGCAGAGAGAGTTAACTACCGTCGCTATGAAACCCGAAGTCAGGGCATTGCAGACGTTATCGATTATATCGACAATTTTTATAATCTAAAGCGTCGGCATTACAGGCTGGGAAATATATCGCCGGATGAATATGAACGCCGATTACAACAATGTGCCTAA